The sequence CTAAAGCCCAGTCCATGCGCTTCGGCCCTAAGGTAATCCTGCGGCATCCCGCTATATAAGACGAGCGGAATCGGGATCGTTTCGTGGAAGCTTGCCTCCCAATGGCGTACGCCTTGCAGCAGTTCGATGCCGGTCATGTCGGCCAGCAAATAATCAATGACAACCAGCATCGGCCGCGTATGCTTTAGCCAATCCAAAGTCTCTGCGCCGCTGGCGAGCACGTCGCTCTGCCAGCCTTCCGCCGCAAGCTGCGCCTGCAACAGCCGTCGACTGATCGGGTGATCGTCGACCACCAGGATGAGAGAGGAAGATTGCATCACTAACTGTTATTCGAAGCAGTGGCACCATGTGCAGCGCTTACATAAACCATACCTACCCCATCTCCAAAGGCACGCGCAAATACACTGCTGTGCCAACACCGACCTCGGAGTCGATCCGGATCGTGCCACCAATCAAATCCGTGAAATCTTTAGTAAGAGATAAACCCAGTCCCAGCCCTAATCCCGGCCCTGTTCGCACGCGCACCAATTCAGTTTGATAGAAATATTCGAACAGATGGCGCAGCTCGGACTCTGGTATTCCCTGGCCGGTATCAAGAACCGTGATGCTAAGTTGGTCCTGGTCCAACTCAACGCTCATGGTCACCCCGCCCGTTTCGGTAAACTTAATAGCATTATCGATCAGATTATTGATAATTTGGGACAGTCTAAGCCGATCGCAAACAAAGCTGACTGGTAAATCCGGGGCCAGCGTCATCTGCAACGAAAGTTGCTTTTTATGTGCATTGATTTGATGCGTCAGGCCGATATATTCGAAGAAAGCCACTGTTTCGATGCCTTCGTTCAATAGCACCACCTTTCCGGCTTCAATTCTGGCCAGGTCGAACAGCGTGCTCAGCAAGCCGTTGAGATCGGTCGCGCTTTGATAAATCAGCGCACCGAACTCCCGACTCTGCGCATCGATACTGGTATCTCGTACCAATTCTGCATACCCATGCACGCCGCTTAGTGGGGAGCGTAATTCATGCACAACCGTCGTAAGAAAGCGTGACTTTTGCTGATTGGCATCGTTGGCCCGTCGTCGCAAAGCATCATATTTGCGCAGCACCACGTATTGGCGTCTAAGTGTGCGAAAGACGAAGAACATCAATATAAAAATGAGAGCGGTAGGAATGCACGCATACATTAAATACGAAGCGCGTCTGGCGCTTGCCTCAGCAAGCAGCAAGTCCGACTCTGGCACCGTAACAGAGAGCAAAATCGGGTATGGGTGCAATATTCTGGATAATAACAGGCGCGGCTCTCCGCCGACCAATTCGGTCGCGACGCTACTGTTCTTGCCGTCATCGATATCGTTTGGCCGACTAACCGACCTATCCATACGCATCAATACAAAGTCGCCCTGCGCCGGCGCTAAGCCGGTGGCAATACCATCATCGTTAGTCCCGAGGGGGTCATTGCTCCGAGGCATACCTGACTGATGGTACAGGGCCGGTAACTGCTCCACCGCGAAATCCAATTCCACCACGCCCGCAAATTTATCCCGCCTGGAGGAAATGCGCCGCGTGATGTGCATCATCCATTGACCGGTTCGGTGCACCTGTACCGGCTCTCCTATACCCAGGGAATCAAGAGGATTGTCTCGGTGTGTTACGTACAACGGGTCGTGACTCCTATCGGTACCCTTGGCCAAGTTGGTCGACGCTATCACCCGACCGCTGGCATCAATCACCGTCAGCTCGCCATACAAATCGCCAAATAGTTTTACATAACGTTTCAGATCAATTTTGCCAGCGGCGGCCCCGTCGTCGGCACGGACTAATTTCAGAAAGCGGTCGCGTTCGTCAATCGATCCTATCAATCGCTGCGCAAAATCACGCACAAGAATGACATCGCTGTCTTGTAAGGACCTGAAATCTTCGTTCGATTTCAAGCCAATCTGATAACCTGTGTAGAGCCAGATGTAACCAATAATCACCATTGCCGTTAGCACAATGGCATACACAAAATGCGTGAAACGCACCCTGCCGTTACTTCCACTGCTTTCTGCCAGAACGGTAGAAAACAGATGCTGTTTGGCAGAGGTCAACATTTGCATTACGGTTGATATACAGGTGAGTGGCATCCGGGACTGAATTTTATCGTCGCAATTCTTCGCGCATGGCGACAATGGTGGTCATAGCTAAAGATGCAAAACACATCAAAAACGCATCAAATTCGGCCCGGTGCCCTCGCCCAATTGGGAAAATCGAGGGTGCCGGGAAAATCATGTTGTTTCCACACTGAATCAATCAGTGCCTCTGGGTTAATGTGCCTCTTTCAGCGTTTGCGGCACTTTCACTTATAGTGGAAAGACGAGTGCGTTAGTCTTATTTTCAGTTATCGTACTTGATTGATGGTTGGTGGCAGAGGATACAACATCCTGCCTTTCAACGTTACCCAAGTCACCATTTTCGGAGCGATTTGCCAGCCGGAAAATATGCACGGCTTGCAGCAACTCTTCAGCCTGCTCCTGCAAACTGTGTGCAGCAGCGGCAGCCTCCTCAACCAGAGCGGCATTCTGCTGTGTCACCTGGTCCATCTGGCCGACTGCCTGGTTGACCTGTTCGATCCCACTCCTTTGCTCTTCACTGGCCACAGTAATTTCCGCCATAATATTCACTACGTGCTTAATAGAACCCACAATGTCGGTCATTGTCCGCCCGACATCGCCAACCTGCTTGCTCCCGGCATCGACTTTTTCAACCGAGTCATTGATCAATGACTTGATGTCCTTGGCGGCCGCGGCGGCGCGCTTGGCCAGATGCCGGACTTCAGTCGCGACCACCGCAAAGCCGCGTCCTTGATCACCGGCACGTGCAGCTTCTACCGCTGCATTCAGAGCTAGGATATTCGTCTGAAAAGCAATTCCTTCAATAACGCCGATGATGTCCACAATCTTGCGTGAACTGTCTTGAATGACGACCATAGTCTCGACCGCGTCCGCCACCATTCTCCCACCGCTCTGCGCCACTGCCGACGCACTTTCGGCAAGCTGGTTGGCCTGGCGCGCATTGTCGGCATTTTGCTTGACCGTTGCGGTCAACTGCTCCATGGATGCGGCAGTTTGTTCCAGACTAGCGGCTTGCGCTTCCGTTCGACTCGATAGATCGAGGTTGCCGGCGGCGATCTGGCGTGAGGCGGCAACGATCGTCTCGGTCCCAGCACGAACGCGGCTGACAGTGTGCGCCAGAGCGGCATTCATTTCCTTCACGGCGAGCAATAATTGCCCCGTCTCATCTGTCGACCGAACCTCGATGACAGAGCTGAGATCGCCCTGCGCCACTCGCCGCGCGACCCGAACTGCTGCGTTTAGTGGATTGACAATACCGACCGTCAAACGCCAGGCAAGTAACGCTCCTGCAATCATTGCCGACATACCAAGCAGGATTAACAGCATGCGCCCAGAGCGATAATTCGCATTGATTTTCAATGCGGCGGCATCAATTTCTGCCTGTTGAAGTTCAACAAATTTTCTTAACCTGCCCTGATATTCGTTGAGTGCCGGCATCATTTTCTGCTCGATCAGCAGATTGGTTTCTTCCGGCGTGACCGACTTCCGTGACGCCAGCAAGGATTTTCGTATTTCTACGTACGATTCCCGCGCTGCGGCGATTTCCGCCAGACCCTGCCGGCCTTGATCGTTTACCAGCGACTGGAGCCGATTCTGCAGTTCAGTAGCACGCTCAGATGTCGCTTTCATTTGGGCCGAAAAAGACTCCTGCGTCTTGATGTTGTCGCTACGCGTCAGCGCGATGGTGCGCACAGAATTAATCGTAACCGCACTTTCCCATTGCGTTGCCAATCTTTCGCGCAGCAGGTACTGCGATACCATGACCTCAACCGCGTTACCGGTTTGCTGTAATCGCCAGATGCCGATACCGGCAATCATCGCCACCAGCAGCAGGATCAACGTGAATCCCAGCGCCAGACGACTACCTATTCTTGTGTTAGCGAATGTCATCTCACTCCTCGTTTTAATTATTTTGCGGCGGTGCGGGATTCGATGAAGCAAACTGCGCTCATGCTGTCAGATTATTGACCAGGCCAATTTCTTCGCTCGACATCAACTTATCGATATCCAGCAGTATCAACATACGGTCATCAAGCGCGCCCAGGCCGATCAGATAATCGGTCTTCAGCACCGTTCCCATCTGCGGAGGTGGCTTGATCTGGTCGGCCGACAAGGTAATCACATCGGACACACCGTCGACAACAATCCCCGCAGTCCGACTCTCAAAGTGCAAAATAATAACCACTGTAAACTGATCATAAGGTGTCGCCGTGAGCTTGAATTTGATGCGCATGTCGATGATGGGCGTGATAACCCCGCGCAGATTTACCACCCCTTTCAGAAAATCAGGCGCGTTGGCAATATACGTGACGTTGTCGTAACCGCGCAGCTCCTGCACTTTAAGGATATCGATCCCATATTCTTCCTTACCCAGGGTAAAGATAAGAAATTCGCGACCTGCAACATCTGGTATTGCCGCAGAACGGCGCGTCGAACTGTAAGCTTGAGCGACAATCGTCATCAACTTCGTCCTTGATAAAAGAAAATATGGTTGCCGGACCGGACAGTGGTCGGGACGTAACACCTTTGCGCAACCAATATATACAAAACGAGCACGCATTGATGAGGCAAAGAGGACACGGAAGAGCTCTCTATTTACGACATGGAAACATTTTCATATTGATCGTCCTGCGTGGCGAAATCCATCACGCCAATCTGAAAATGATATCGCGCCCACTCTGCAAATGACTTTTTTCATTGAGAATAGCTCAGTTGCCGCATCACTCAAGCCTCAGGCCGCTTCGCTCCACGCCGTCTCACGCAATCGTGTACGCAGCCGGCTGATTGCCTGGCTGTGCATCTGGCATACGCGCGATTGACTCACTTCCATTACCGCACCGATTTCCCGCAGATTGAGTTCCTGCTCGTAATACAAACTGAGTAGCAGACGTTCGCGTTCCGGCATCGCCTCAATGGCTTCGACCAGAGTATCCCGCATACCGCTTTCCAGCATGCGCTCCAACGGTCCGTTTTGCGCATAACGTGTCTCTCCGCCGCTCTGCTGATCGAGGAACGAATTGTCGTTATTACCACCGTCGAAGTCTTCATAATACAAGAGTTGGGAGCCATGAATTTCGGACAATAACTGTTGATACGCCTCTAATGTCAACTTCATCGACTCCGCAATTTCCCGTTCTGTGGGTGCCCGTGCCAACGTCTGCTCCAACGCCTGCACAGCCGCATCAACGCTACGCGAAGATTGTCGCAAGCCGCGCGATAGCCAATCGTTTGCCCGCAACTCATCGAGCATCGCGCCTCGAATACGCTGACTCGCATAAGTCTCAAACTTGGCGCCCAAATTATCTTGATAACGATTGGCGGCATCCAGCAAGCCCAGCA is a genomic window of Glaciimonas sp. PAMC28666 containing:
- a CDS encoding chemotaxis protein CheW, with product MTIVAQAYSSTRRSAAIPDVAGREFLIFTLGKEEYGIDILKVQELRGYDNVTYIANAPDFLKGVVNLRGVITPIIDMRIKFKLTATPYDQFTVVIILHFESRTAGIVVDGVSDVITLSADQIKPPPQMGTVLKTDYLIGLGALDDRMLILLDIDKLMSSEEIGLVNNLTA
- a CDS encoding ATP-binding protein, with translation MQMLTSAKQHLFSTVLAESSGSNGRVRFTHFVYAIVLTAMVIIGYIWLYTGYQIGLKSNEDFRSLQDSDVILVRDFAQRLIGSIDERDRFLKLVRADDGAAAGKIDLKRYVKLFGDLYGELTVIDASGRVIASTNLAKGTDRSHDPLYVTHRDNPLDSLGIGEPVQVHRTGQWMMHITRRISSRRDKFAGVVELDFAVEQLPALYHQSGMPRSNDPLGTNDDGIATGLAPAQGDFVLMRMDRSVSRPNDIDDGKNSSVATELVGGEPRLLLSRILHPYPILLSVTVPESDLLLAEASARRASYLMYACIPTALIFILMFFVFRTLRRQYVVLRKYDALRRRANDANQQKSRFLTTVVHELRSPLSGVHGYAELVRDTSIDAQSREFGALIYQSATDLNGLLSTLFDLARIEAGKVVLLNEGIETVAFFEYIGLTHQINAHKKQLSLQMTLAPDLPVSFVCDRLRLSQIINNLIDNAIKFTETGGVTMSVELDQDQLSITVLDTGQGIPESELRHLFEYFYQTELVRVRTGPGLGLGLGLSLTKDFTDLIGGTIRIDSEVGVGTAVYLRVPLEMG
- a CDS encoding RNA polymerase sigma factor FliA, producing the protein MYTPQGKIDKSDTLEQHAPLVRRLALQLIAKLPANVELDDMIQAGMLGLLDAANRYQDNLGAKFETYASQRIRGAMLDELRANDWLSRGLRQSSRSVDAAVQALEQTLARAPTEREIAESMKLTLEAYQQLLSEIHGSQLLYYEDFDGGNNDNSFLDQQSGGETRYAQNGPLERMLESGMRDTLVEAIEAMPERERLLLSLYYEQELNLREIGAVMEVSQSRVCQMHSQAISRLRTRLRETAWSEAA
- a CDS encoding methyl-accepting chemotaxis protein, producing the protein MTFANTRIGSRLALGFTLILLLVAMIAGIGIWRLQQTGNAVEVMVSQYLLRERLATQWESAVTINSVRTIALTRSDNIKTQESFSAQMKATSERATELQNRLQSLVNDQGRQGLAEIAAARESYVEIRKSLLASRKSVTPEETNLLIEQKMMPALNEYQGRLRKFVELQQAEIDAAALKINANYRSGRMLLILLGMSAMIAGALLAWRLTVGIVNPLNAAVRVARRVAQGDLSSVIEVRSTDETGQLLLAVKEMNAALAHTVSRVRAGTETIVAASRQIAAGNLDLSSRTEAQAASLEQTAASMEQLTATVKQNADNARQANQLAESASAVAQSGGRMVADAVETMVVIQDSSRKIVDIIGVIEGIAFQTNILALNAAVEAARAGDQGRGFAVVATEVRHLAKRAAAAAKDIKSLINDSVEKVDAGSKQVGDVGRTMTDIVGSIKHVVNIMAEITVASEEQRSGIEQVNQAVGQMDQVTQQNAALVEEAAAAAHSLQEQAEELLQAVHIFRLANRSENGDLGNVERQDVVSSATNHQSSTITENKTNALVFPL